A single Dasypus novemcinctus isolate mDasNov1 chromosome 4, mDasNov1.1.hap2, whole genome shotgun sequence DNA region contains:
- the P2RY12 gene encoding P2Y purinoceptor 12 yields MQVIKNLTAAAGNGSLCTRNYKITQVLFPLLYTVLFFVGLITNCLAMRIFFQIRSKSNFIIFLKNTVISDLLMILTFPFKILSDAKLGTGPLRAFVCQVTSVTFYFTMYISISFLGLITIDRYQKTTRPFKSFHPNNLWGAKILSVVIWVFMFFLSLPNMILTNRRPTDKNVEKCSFLKSEFGLVWHEIVNYICQVIFWINFLIIVVCYTLITKELYRSYVRTRGPGKVPRKRVSIKVFIIIAVFFICFVPFHFARIPYTLSQTRDVFDCSAENTLFYVKESTLWLTSLNACLDPFIYFFLCKSFRNSLMSRLKCPNSATSPSQENKKRGLNGGDPDEETPM; encoded by the coding sequence ATgcaagtcatcaaaaacctcaccGCCGCGGCTGGGAACGGCAGCCTGTGCACCAGAAATTACAAAATCACCCAGGTCCTCTTCCCTCTGCTGTACACCGTCCTTTTCTTTGTTGGACTCATCACGAACTGCCTGGCCATGAGGATTTTCTTTCAAATCCGCAGTAAAtccaactttattatttttcttaagaacACAGTCATTTCTGATCTTCTCATGATTCTGACATTCCCATTCAAAATCCTCAGTGATGCCAAACTGGGAACAGGACCGCTGAGAGCCTTTGTGTGCCAAGTCACCTCCGTCACATTCTATTTCACAATGTACATCAGTATTTCCTTCCTAGGACTGATAACAATTGACCGCTACCAGAAGACCACCAGGCCATTTAAATCATTCCACCCCAACAATCTCTGGGGGGCGAAGATTCTCTCTGTTGTCATCTGGGTTTTCAtgttcttcctctccctgcctaaCATGATTCTGACCAACAGGAGGCCGACAGACAAGAACGTAGAGAAATGCTCTTTCCTCAAATCAGAGTTTGGCTTAGTCTGGCACGAAATAGTCAATTATATCTGCCAAGTCATTTTCTGGATTAACTTTTTGATTATCGTTGTATGCTATACACTTATAACCAAAGAACTGTACAGGTCATACGTAAGAACAAGGGGGCCAGGCAAAGTGCCCAGGAAAAGGGTGAGCATCAAAGTTTTCATTATCATTGctgtatttttcatttgctttgtgcCTTTCCATTTTGCTCGAATTCCCTACACCTTGAGCCAAACTCGGGATGTCTTTGACTGTTCGGCTGAAAATACTCTGTTCTATGTGAAAGAAAGCACGCTGTGGTTAACTTCCTTAAACGCATGCCTGGATCCgttcatctattttttcctttgcaagTCCTTCAGAAATTCCTTGATGAGTAGGTTGAAATGTCCCAATTCAGCAACATCCCCATcccaagaaaataagaaaagaggccTGAATGGTGGTGATCCAGATGAAGAGACTCCAATGTAA
- the P2RY13 gene encoding P2Y purinoceptor 13, with product MNATAEAAFNRSERCPRDTRVAQLVFPVLYTGVFFAGFLLNTLALWVFTHIPSSSTFIVYLKTTLVADLIMTLTLPFKILSDSHLGPWQLRGFVCRFSAVIFYETMYVGIVLLGLIAFDRFLKIIRPFGKFFVQKPAFAKTVSALIWLLLFLMSLPNMILSNKEATPSSVKKCASLKSPLGLKWHQAVNYISQFIFWIVFVLMLLFYTVIAKKVYNSFRKSKSKDSRSNKKLEGKVFVVIAVFFICFAPFHFARIPYTQSQTNNKTDCKLQNQLFIAKETTLFLAATNICMDPLIYIFLCKKFTERLPCMRGKKTTASSQENHSSQTDNITLS from the coding sequence ATGAACGCCACGGCAGAGGCGGCTTTCAACAGGTCTGAGCGCTGCCCCAGAGACACGCGGGTAGCACAGCTGGTGTTTCCAGTGCTCTACACGGGAGTTTTCTTTGCCGGCTTCCTGCTGAACACCTTGGCCCTGTGGGTGTTCACTCACATCCCCAGTTCCTCCACCTTCATCGTCTACCTCAAAACCACTTTGGTGGCGGACCTGATAATGACGCTGACGCTTCCATTCAAAATCCTCTCGGACTCGCACCTCGGGCCCTGGCAACTCCGCGGCTTCGTGTGCCGTTTCTCTGCCGTCATCTTTTATGAGACCATGTATGTGGGCATCGTACTGCTGGGCCTCATAGCCTTTGACAGATTCCTCAAGATCATCAGACCTTTTGGAAAGTTTTTTGTGCAAAAACCTGCTTTTGCAAAAACAGTCTCAGCCCTCATCTGGCTCCTTTTGTTCCTCATGTCCTTGCCAAATATGATCTTGAGTAACAAGGAAGCAACCCCATCCTCTGTGAAAAAGTGTGCCTCCTTGAAGAGCCCTCTGGGGCTGAAATGGCATCAAGCGGTGAATTATATATCCCAGTTTATTTTCTGGATTGTTTTCGTTCTGATGCTTCTGTTTTACACGGTAATTGCAAAAAAAGTATACAATTCTTTTAGAAAATCCAAAAGTAAGGACAGCAGAAGCAACAAAAAGCTGGAAGGTAAAGTATTTGTTGTCATAGCTGTCTTCTTTATTTGCTTTGCCCCATTTCATTTTGCCAGAATCCCATATACTCAGAGTCAAACCAACAATAAGACCGACTGTAAGTTACAAAATCAACTGTTTATTGCTAAGGAAACAACGCTCTTTTTGGCAGCAACTAACATTTGTATGGATCCTTTAATATACATATTCTTATGTAAAAAATTCACAGAAAGATTACCTTGTATGAGAGGGAAAAAGACTACAGCATCAAGCCAAGAAAATCATAGTAGTCAGACAGACAATATAACCCTAAGCTGA